From the genome of Leptotrichia sp. HSP-342:
AAGAAATAAACCGTATATTTCTGAAAAACAGGCAGTCCGAATGACAAATACTGACAAATCTACATATTATAAGGCAAGAGACATCTTGGCACAGCAGACTTACAACGATATGCTTTATTACTGCCTTGAAAAAAACAGGGAAATTTCTTTAAATGAAGATTATGAATTTGAAATTCGGAGTGAGTCAAGGGAAGATGTGGAAAGATTTATAAAAAATTATGTAGACTATAAAATTGGGAGCGATAATGAGGAAGTTTTTAAGGTTGAGAGAAAGTGGGCTTTGAGAAGGTTAAGAAAGGATATGAAATTTAGGCTTGAGAATAACAGGAGATATTGATTTTATACTATTTTTTATTTTGTTAAAAAATTACAATTATTCATCAAAATATGTTAAAATAATATAACTTGGATAAAAATAGTATTATTAAAAAAAACAGAACTTTAAAATTTTAGATATTTTTGTGACAAGTGAGGTAAGTGCAAATACATATATTAACAAATTTGAAAAACCAAAATCTAGTTTTGAAAATAATCAGTCAAATGCAAAACATATCTGGCATATTGTGCATAGTAGCGACTACTAAGGAATATGCTGAGATTGTAAGGCTTTCTCGACAAAAAAATGCAGGATGGCTGATGATAACGGATGACATTATGCCAAATCCGTATGATATGAAGTCATCTGAATTTATAGAAATGGTAAATATGATTAATAATTAGTTTTTATCAGTTGATTTTAGAAAAGTTAAAATATAAATGGAGAAAAGATGTATATAGAAGAATTATTAAAAGAAGCGGATAAATCAATGGAAAATTATAAGTATGAGGATGCACTTATGTATTTGAAGTCGGTACTTGAAATTGATGAGAGTAACTATTCGGCGCTTATGACACTTTCTAAGATTTATTCAGACTTTGGAATGTTTGAACAGGCGAAAGAATATGCTGAAAAATTGCAGAAAAAGTATCCTGATAGCAGGGATACGCTTTTTACGTTGGGATTTGTCTATCAGTCGCTTGGACGATTGAAAAAGGCGATTTCACTTTATAAAAAATTTCTGGAAATAGAAAAAAATTATTTTGTGTATCTGAATATGGGAATGTCCTACGCTTTATTAAAGTATTATAGAAAGGCGATAGAAAATATTGACAAGGCAATAGAAATGGAGCCTGAAAGTTCAGAAGCATATATTGAGAAAGGCGACTGCCTTACAATGATGGGCAAATACGATGAGGCAATTTATGAATATACAAGACTTTTAAATGCAAAATTTAACGAGGTGGAGGAATTTTCACTTTACGCACGGATGGGCGACACAATGGCGTATTCAAATAATATAAAAGGAGTTGTAAAATATTATAATATCGCTATAAATTGTGAAAATGTGGAAGATTATATATTTGAAGATTATTTTGAGATATTGTTTAGAGCGGAGGAGTTTGAGGAAATAAAACTTCTGCTTTTAAATTATGAAAATGCGACGAATGAGAATAAAGGGCTTTCAAGAATAAAAATGCTAAATTTGCAGGGAAGATTTTTTGTGAAAACGGAAGATTATGAAAATGCACAGAAGGTTTGTAATAAGATGATTATTTTAGAACCTGAAAATTCTCGTCATTATATGAATTTAGCATACGTGCTGGAATTGCAGAATAAATATGATGAAGCACTTGAGTATGTTGACAAGATGGATAAATTGGTAGAAGACAAAGAGTTTTTGAAGGAATTGAAAAAAAGATTAAAGAAAAATAAGAGAAAATTTGAAAGGAAAAATGAGAAAAGGCTTGAAAAAAATAAAAGCGAAAAAATTTAGAAATTATGAGGATTTTAAATGGAAGAAAAAAATTATGAAGTTAACAAAAAATATGATGAGAAAATATTGATAAATGTACTGAAAAATTTTGATAAAAGCGGAGAATATGTTGTAGAGCCAGGAAGAAATGAAATAAAAAAATTTGAAATAGATATTAAAAATAATTTGGAAAAACAAAATAATAAGAGTGAAAACCTTGAAACCAAAAAGATGATAAATATAAAAAAATTTAAACAAAAAGATTTTATTACAAACTTTTTCTACAGGTTTAAAGGCTCAAAAGCAAAGCGTTCTTATGAATATGCAAAAAAATTATTAGAATATAAAATAAAGACGCCAGAGCCAATCGCATATTTTGATGACTTTGTAAATAAAAATAATAAAAAGAACAGTTATTATATAAGTGAGGAATTAAAATATGATTTTACCTGTCGGGAAGTTTTCTGGCCTGAGGATATTGAGCGGGACAAGGCTGAGCAGGGAGAAAACTACAAGATAAGCGAAGAAACCGAAAGAATGCTTGCAAAAGTAGAAAAAAATCGTGAAAAAATCATAAGACAATTTGCAAAATTTTCGTTTGACTTGCATGAAAACGGTGTGGAATTTGAAGATTATTCACCAGGAAATGTACTGATTAAGGACAAAAGTGGAAATTACGAGTTTTATCTGGTTGACTTAAATAGAATGAAATTTGGAGTAAAACTGAATCTGGATAAAAGAATGAAAAATGTTTCAAGAATGATGGAAGATGAAAAAATAGCTAGAATTTTTGCAAACGAATATGCGAAGTACTGCAAACAGAGGGAAGAGCTGGTTTTTAGATATTTGAGGTATTATATTAGAAAACACAAAAGTTATGTGTATTTTAAGGATATTACTCGTCCAGTAAGGAATGTTTTTAAAAAGAAGAAGTGAATTTATTTAATAATTTTAAAAAGTAAAAGATTTTATCTTTAAAGTTTTTATCACAAAGTATTTTTATAAATGATTTTTTATTACAGATATATTTTTTTATAATTATTTTTTATTTCATTTTTATGTTTTTTCTATTTTTATAAAGCAAAGGGGAACAGTCGCCATCCCCTTTGCAAACCCGGCTCGTCTAAGTATTTTTTTGAAATAAAATTGAAACTCGCTTTTTAACAAAAGTTATTATCAACTCTTTAAACTAATTAAAATTTGAAGAGTTTGAAAAAGCTCAGACAGTCAATTTCATTCCAAAAAAATCACGACAATTTTAGTTTAATTATAATAGATTCAAATATCAAGCAAAATTTCGTTAAAGAAAAAATAACTGTTTGAGATTTTGGAGAGAATTTTAAATTATATAAAGTTATTTGTATTAAAATAAACTTAATTCAAAATCGAGTTTTATTTTTTCTTCATAATAAAGTTTTGGGTAAAGTGGGGTGGTTCGTAGAACGTTTCGCTATTATCTCTAAGTAGTAGTCAGTTAAATATGTTAAAGTAACTGTTATTGCGAAAAAGGGCATGGCGTCTGATGCCCTTACGTTAAAAAAGATTTAAGAAATATAAAAGGGAAAAAATTACTAATAAAATTAATAAATAAAAATTTAAGATTATAAAAAAGCCTTTTAGAATTAGAATTTAAATAAGTTTAGCAAAAAAATAATAAGTTGAAAGGAAAATTTAAAAAATGAAAAATTATGACATAATTGTTGTTGGAGCGGGGCATGCTGGGGTGGAAGCTGCTCTTGCAGCGGCAAGACATGGACTGAAAACAGCGTTGTTTACGATATATCTTGACAATATTGCAATGATGTCGTGCAATCCATCGGTTGGAGGTCCTGGAAAAAGCCATCTGGTGTCGGAACTTGGAATGCTTGGCGGAGAAATGGCAAGGCATATTGACAATTACAATTTGCAGTTAAAGAACTTGAATCATACAAAGGGATTAGCGTCTCGGATTACACGGGCTCAAGCCGATAAATACTGGTACAGGGTTAAGATGAGGGAGATTATCGAAAAGCAGGAAAATCTCGATTTAGTGCAGGGAATTGTTGTAGATTTGATTGTAGAAAATAAAAAGGTTATGGGAGTTGAAGACAATCTTGGGATAAAATATGGGGCAAAGGCTGTTGTTCTATGTACTGGAACGTTCTTAGGCGGAGAATATGTAATGGGAGATGTAAAATATTCGTCAGGGCGGCAAGGAGAGCCTGCGAGTGTAGATTTGCCTGATAGACTAGTGGAATATGGCTTTGAGCTGGATAGATACCAGACTGCCACTCCTCCGAGAATTGCCAAATCTTCAATCGATTTTTCTAAAATGGAAGAATTAAAGGGAGAAGATAAGCCACGATATTTTTCTTACGAAACAAAAAAAGAATATAATTCGACTTTACCAACTTGGCTTACATTCACCACACCTGAAACAATAAGAGTGGGACAGGAAATGCTTAAATATTCACCAATTGTTACAGGAATTGTAAGTACGAAAGGTCCACGGCACTGCCCTTCCCTTGACAGAAAGATTATGAATTTTCCAGAAAAGACAAATCATCAGATATTTCTGGAGCAGGAATCTGTAGAATCAGATGAAATCTACATAAACGGATTTACGACAGCAATGCCTCCATTTGCACAGGAAGCAATGTTAAAGACAATCAGTGGGCTAGAAAATGCCAAAATTGTGCGTTATGGGTATGCTGTGGAATATAACTTTGTACCTGCGTATCAATTAAAATTAACTCTTGAAACAAAAGTTCTGGATGGACTTTACACAGCGGGAACGATTAATGGAACGAGTGGATATGAAGAAGCAGCCTGTCAAGGATTTATGGCGGGAGTGAATGCTGCGAGAAAAATTTTAGGAAAAAAGGAAATTGTGATTGACAGAAGTGAGGGATATATCGGTGTTTTGATAGACGATATAATAAATAAAAAAACACCAGAGCCTTATCGTGTACTGCCTTCAAGAGCTGAATACAGACTGACTTTGCGTCAAGACAACATTTTTATAAGACTTTTGGAAAAATCGAAGGAAATTGGGTTATTAAATGCTGAAAAATTAACCGAACTTGAAAATACGTGTCAGGAAATTGAAA
Proteins encoded in this window:
- a CDS encoding tetratricopeptide repeat protein; protein product: MYIEELLKEADKSMENYKYEDALMYLKSVLEIDESNYSALMTLSKIYSDFGMFEQAKEYAEKLQKKYPDSRDTLFTLGFVYQSLGRLKKAISLYKKFLEIEKNYFVYLNMGMSYALLKYYRKAIENIDKAIEMEPESSEAYIEKGDCLTMMGKYDEAIYEYTRLLNAKFNEVEEFSLYARMGDTMAYSNNIKGVVKYYNIAINCENVEDYIFEDYFEILFRAEEFEEIKLLLLNYENATNENKGLSRIKMLNLQGRFFVKTEDYENAQKVCNKMIILEPENSRHYMNLAYVLELQNKYDEALEYVDKMDKLVEDKEFLKELKKRLKKNKRKFERKNEKRLEKNKSEKI
- the mnmG gene encoding tRNA uridine-5-carboxymethylaminomethyl(34) synthesis enzyme MnmG — encoded protein: MKNYDIIVVGAGHAGVEAALAAARHGLKTALFTIYLDNIAMMSCNPSVGGPGKSHLVSELGMLGGEMARHIDNYNLQLKNLNHTKGLASRITRAQADKYWYRVKMREIIEKQENLDLVQGIVVDLIVENKKVMGVEDNLGIKYGAKAVVLCTGTFLGGEYVMGDVKYSSGRQGEPASVDLPDRLVEYGFELDRYQTATPPRIAKSSIDFSKMEELKGEDKPRYFSYETKKEYNSTLPTWLTFTTPETIRVGQEMLKYSPIVTGIVSTKGPRHCPSLDRKIMNFPEKTNHQIFLEQESVESDEIYINGFTTAMPPFAQEAMLKTISGLENAKIVRYGYAVEYNFVPAYQLKLTLETKVLDGLYTAGTINGTSGYEEAACQGFMAGVNAARKILGKKEIVIDRSEGYIGVLIDDIINKKTPEPYRVLPSRAEYRLTLRQDNIFIRLLEKSKEIGLLNAEKLTELENTCQEIENEVERLKGITVYPTKENNEKLLEIVEKQNQSESTEIEKTSKNSMNSPVSAFEFLARKEINYNNLSEFVETVKLSDLAKEQVEINAKYNVFIEREKAQIEKFKKLEKMIIPKDFDYESVKGLSNIAISGLIYGQPETIGQASRISGVTYNDISLLIAILKN